From the genome of Primulina eburnea isolate SZY01 chromosome 12, ASM2296580v1, whole genome shotgun sequence, one region includes:
- the LOC140808469 gene encoding probable metal-nicotianamine transporter YSL12 translates to MEHETKDIEGGRASVEVHSEEEAAMEKTFEDTAVPSWGKQITIRSMVTSLLLSLVFNVIVCKLNLTTGVIPSLNVAAGLIGFAMVRSWTALAEKCGLLKQPFTRQENTVIQTCIVASSGIAFSSGTGSYLLAMTPKIAAAGTAAVNVKELSVGWMIGYLFVVSFVGLFSIVPLRKVMILKYKLSYPSGTATAYLINSFHTPKGAKLAKKQVMCLFKSFVGSFMFACFKWFFSGGDGCGFDSFPTFGLQALKQRFNFDFSTTYVGVGMICPYMVNVSLLVGAILSWGVMWPLIQTKEGIWYESGLKGSDIHGIQGYRVFIAISMMLGDGLFHAVYMVIVSVKNFMAQQSQQRHVNDAMEEEQPSGDYDEKKRTEYFLKDQIPNAAAITGYILLAALSVGLIPVIFHQLKWYHILVAYIVAPVLAFCNAYGCGLTDWSLASNYGKLAILIFSSWVGLEHGGIIAGLASCGVMMSIVSTASDLMQDFKTGYLTLSSPRSMFFGQVYGTALGCIMSPLVFWFFYKAYDVGGQNSSYPAPFANMYRAIAKLGVEGFSALPKHCLTLMIVFFVSAVVINVLIEIMKKCDIKIYKFIPSPMCMAIPFYLGAYFAIDMCVGSFILFMWERQRKKSAKEYGPAVASGLICGDSLWGIPGAILALSGVNSPMCMKFLSYSVNTKVDGFLHG, encoded by the exons ATGGAGCACGAAACAAAAGATATCGAGGGCGGCAGGGCAAGCGTAGAGGTTCACAGCGAAGAGGAGGCGGCGATGGAGAAGACCTTTGAGGACACGGCGGTTCCGTCTTGGGGGAAACAGATAACGATTCGATCTATGGTGACGAGTCTGTTATTGAGCCTTGTGTTCAATGTGATCGTGTGCAAGTTGAATCTGACGACGGGGGTTATACCTTCTCTGAACGTGGCGGCGGGGCTTATCGGGTTTGCAATGGTGAGGAGTTGGACTGCTTTGGCCGAAAAGTGCGGTCTTTTGAAGCAACCCTTTACCAGACAGGAGAACACCGTCATACAAACTTGTATCGTTGCATCTTCTGGCATAGCTTTTAGCA GTGGTACAGGAAGTTATCTGCTTGCCATGACTCCGAAGATTGCCGCAGCTGGAACCGCTGCAGTAAATGTGAAGGAACTCTCTGTTGGATGGATGATTGGATACCTTTTTGTTGTTAGCTTTGTGGGGTTGTTCTCAATAGTACCACTTAGAAAG GTGATGATCTTAAAGTACAAATTGTCTTACCCCAGTGGAACTGCCACTGCATACCTTATCAACAGTTTTCACACTCCTAAAGGAGCCAAGCTAGCCAAGAAACAAGTGATGTGTCTTTTCAAATCCTTCGTTGGTAGCTTTATGTTTGCATGTTTCAAGTGGTTCTTCTCTGGTGGTGACGGCTGTGGATTCGATAGCTTTCCTACATTTGGTCTCCAAGCTTTGAAACAAAG GTTCAACTTTGATTTCTCAACTACATATGTTGGTGTTGGTATGATTTGCCCTTACATGGTTAATGTATCCTTACTCGTTGGCGCTATTCTTTCTTGGGGAGTGATGTGGCCGTTAATCCAGACAAAGGAAGGTATCTGGTATGAGTCTGGTCTTAAAGGAAGCGATATTCATGGAATTCAAGGATACAGG GTTTTTATTGCTATTTCAATGATGCTTGGCGACGGCCTATTTCATGCAGTCTACATGGTGATAGTCTCCGTAAAAAATTTCATGGCACAACAATCACAACAGAGACATGTAAATGACGCCATGGAGGAAGAACAGCCGAGTGGAGACTATGATGAAAAAAAGAGAACAGAGTATTTCTTGAAAGATCAAATACCAAATGCAGCTGCCATAACTGGATACATCCTATTGGCAGCCTTATCAGTCGGATTAATACCTGTGATATTTCATCAGCTAAAATGGTACCACATACTTGTAGCGTACATTGTCGCACCCGTTCTAGCCTTCTGCAACGCCTATGGTTGTGGCCTAACAGACTGGTCTTTGGCCTCAAACTATGGAAAACTCGCTATACTCATTTTCAGCTCATGGGTCGGCTTAGAACATGGTGGGATCATTGCTGGGCTCGCCTCTTGCGGTGTGATGATGAGCATTGTGTCCACAGCCTCCGATCTGATGCAAGATTTCAAGACTGGATACTTAACTCTATCATCCCCCCGCTCTATGTTTTTCGGCCAAGTTTATGGCACAGCCCTCGGCTGCATCATGTCGCCTCTCGTGTTCTGGTTCTTCTACAAAGCATACGATGTCGGAGGTCAAAATAGCTCGTATCCTGCACCATTCGCTAATATGTATCGCGCAATCGCTAAGTTAGGAGTCGAAGGTTTCTCCGCACTACCCAAGCACTGCTTGACCCTGATGATTGTGTTCTTTGTCTCGGCTGTGGTCATAAATGTGCTGATTGAAATCATGAAGAAATGTGACATCAAGATTTACAAGTTCATACCGAGCCCCATGTGCATGGCTATACCTTTCTACCTCGGGGCATATTTCGCCATAGACATGTGTGTTGGAAGCTTCATTCTGTTCATGTGGGAGAGGCAGAGAAAGAAGAGTGCAAAGGAATATGGACCAGCGGTTGCTTCAGGATTGATCTGTGGGGATTCTTTGTGGGGAATACCTGGTGCTATATTGGCTCTATCTGGGGTTAATTCACCTATGTGCATGAAGTTTTTGTCTTACTCAGTTAACACCAAGGTGGATGGTTTCCTTCATGGTTGA